One stretch of Methyloversatilis sp. RAC08 DNA includes these proteins:
- the gcvP gene encoding aminomethyl-transferring glycine dehydrogenase, whose product MTKRPTLEALEDRGDFIRRHIGPDERDLAVMLAALDVASLDELIAQTIPDDILSDTPLNLPPPRSERVVDDALRRMFARNELHTSLIGMGYHDTITPNVIKRNVLENPGWYTAYTPYQAEISQGRLEALLNFQQMVIDLTGLPVANASLLDEATAAAEAMTMAHRISKVKSPRFIVDADTHPQTLAVVRTRAEPLGIEVVVCDPWAGVEGDYFGVLASYPGSSGRLRDPEPVIAAARAAGALSAIAADPLALVLLKEPGAMGAAGMGADIVFGSAQRFGVPMGYGGPHAAFFACRDEHKRQMPGRIIGVSTDAQGKPALRMALQTREQHIRREKANSNICTAQVLLAVIAAFYAVYHGPKGLRTIADRVHRMATIFALGLRELGFDVVHDCFFDTVQVRVPGVARRISARARAAGFNLHVIDADHLSAAFDETSRRSELKNLLAVFSTRADALLDLAQLDARVVDCIPPALQRDSAILSHPVFNRYHSETEMMRYLRRLATRDIALDRAMIPLGSCTMKLNSTTEMTPVTYRLFAALHPFVPLEQAQGYQQLFEELEERLCEITGFAAMSFQPNAGSQGEYAGLLVIRKYHRTRGDLHRTVCLIPASAHGTNPASAVLAGMEVVVVACDALGNIDAADLQAKAEQHADRLAALMMTYPSTHGVFEEGVRDICALIHAYGGQVYMDGANMNAMVGLVRPGDIGFDVCHLNLHKTFCIPHGGGGPGMGPIGVAPHLAPFLPDHPVVQGVNPVAGADGTIGTVSAAPWGSASILPIVWAYIALMGAAGLRRATQVAILNANYIAHRLAPHYPILYSGKHGRVAHECIIDLRAIKDACGITVEDVAKRLMDYGFHAPTVSFPVPGTMMIEPTESENRAEIDRFCDAMIHIRAEIAEVEAGRADREDNLLKHAPHTHELLIADQWNRPYGRREAFFPHPSIDRDKYWPPVARVDNVAGDRNLVCTCPPMSEYEAAS is encoded by the coding sequence ATGACCAAACGCCCCACCCTCGAAGCGCTGGAAGACCGTGGAGATTTCATCCGCCGCCACATCGGTCCGGACGAGCGCGATCTCGCCGTCATGCTGGCGGCACTCGACGTCGCCAGTCTGGACGAACTGATCGCCCAGACCATCCCGGACGACATCCTGTCGGACACGCCGCTGAACCTGCCGCCGCCGCGTTCCGAGCGGGTCGTTGATGACGCGCTGCGTCGCATGTTCGCGCGCAACGAACTGCACACCAGCCTGATCGGCATGGGCTATCACGACACCATCACGCCCAATGTCATCAAGCGCAACGTGCTGGAGAACCCGGGCTGGTACACCGCCTACACGCCCTACCAGGCCGAGATTTCGCAGGGCCGGCTGGAAGCGCTGCTGAACTTCCAGCAGATGGTGATCGATCTGACCGGCCTGCCGGTCGCCAATGCGTCGCTGCTCGACGAGGCGACGGCGGCGGCCGAGGCGATGACCATGGCGCATCGCATTTCGAAGGTGAAGTCGCCGCGCTTCATCGTCGATGCCGACACCCACCCGCAGACACTGGCCGTGGTGCGCACACGCGCCGAGCCGCTGGGCATCGAAGTCGTCGTGTGCGATCCGTGGGCCGGCGTCGAGGGCGACTACTTCGGCGTGCTGGCGAGCTACCCGGGTTCGAGCGGGCGGCTGCGCGATCCGGAGCCGGTGATCGCCGCAGCCCGCGCCGCCGGCGCGCTGTCGGCGATCGCGGCCGACCCGCTGGCACTGGTGTTGCTGAAGGAGCCGGGCGCGATGGGCGCTGCCGGCATGGGGGCCGACATCGTGTTCGGCAGCGCGCAGCGCTTCGGCGTGCCGATGGGCTATGGTGGCCCGCATGCCGCCTTCTTCGCCTGCCGCGATGAACACAAGCGGCAGATGCCCGGCCGCATCATCGGCGTGTCGACCGACGCACAGGGCAAGCCGGCGCTGCGCATGGCACTGCAGACGCGTGAGCAGCACATCCGGCGCGAAAAGGCGAACAGCAATATCTGCACCGCACAGGTGCTGCTGGCGGTGATCGCCGCGTTCTACGCGGTGTATCACGGTCCGAAAGGCCTGCGCACGATCGCCGACCGGGTTCATCGCATGGCGACGATCTTCGCGCTCGGTCTGCGCGAACTCGGTTTCGACGTCGTGCATGACTGCTTCTTCGACACGGTGCAGGTGCGTGTGCCCGGGGTCGCGCGTCGCATATCGGCGCGCGCCCGCGCCGCCGGCTTCAATCTGCACGTCATCGATGCCGACCACCTGTCGGCCGCCTTCGACGAAACATCGCGGCGCAGCGAGCTGAAAAACCTGCTGGCCGTGTTCTCGACGCGCGCCGATGCACTGCTCGATCTGGCGCAGCTCGACGCGCGTGTGGTCGACTGCATTCCGCCGGCATTGCAGCGCGACAGCGCCATCCTGAGCCACCCGGTGTTCAACCGCTATCACTCCGAAACGGAAATGATGCGTTACCTGCGCCGGCTGGCCACGCGCGACATCGCGCTCGACCGGGCGATGATTCCGCTCGGCTCGTGCACGATGAAGCTCAATTCGACCACCGAAATGACGCCGGTCACCTACCGGCTGTTCGCCGCACTGCATCCCTTCGTGCCGCTGGAACAGGCGCAGGGCTATCAGCAGCTGTTCGAGGAACTGGAAGAGCGGCTGTGCGAAATCACCGGCTTCGCCGCGATGTCGTTCCAGCCGAACGCCGGTTCGCAGGGCGAATACGCCGGCCTGCTGGTGATCCGCAAATATCACCGCACGCGCGGTGACCTGCATCGCACCGTTTGCCTGATCCCGGCCTCCGCGCACGGCACCAACCCGGCCAGCGCGGTGCTGGCCGGCATGGAGGTGGTCGTGGTCGCCTGCGACGCGCTCGGCAATATCGACGCAGCGGATCTCCAGGCCAAGGCCGAACAGCATGCCGACCGGCTGGCCGCGCTGATGATGACCTACCCGTCCACGCACGGCGTGTTCGAAGAAGGCGTGCGCGACATCTGCGCGCTGATCCACGCGTACGGCGGTCAGGTCTACATGGATGGCGCCAACATGAATGCCATGGTCGGGCTGGTGCGTCCGGGCGACATCGGCTTCGACGTGTGCCACCTGAATCTGCACAAGACCTTCTGCATTCCGCACGGCGGCGGCGGGCCCGGCATGGGGCCGATCGGTGTGGCGCCGCACCTGGCGCCCTTCCTGCCCGACCATCCGGTGGTGCAGGGCGTCAATCCGGTGGCCGGGGCGGACGGCACCATCGGCACCGTGTCGGCGGCACCGTGGGGCTCGGCCAGCATCCTGCCCATCGTGTGGGCCTACATCGCGCTGATGGGCGCGGCCGGCCTGCGCCGCGCCACCCAGGTCGCCATCCTGAACGCCAACTACATCGCACACCGTCTGGCGCCGCACTACCCCATCCTGTACAGCGGCAAGCACGGTCGCGTGGCGCACGAATGCATCATCGACCTGCGTGCCATCAAGGACGCGTGCGGCATCACGGTGGAAGACGTCGCCAAGCGGCTGATGGATTACGGCTTCCATGCGCCGACCGTTTCGTTCCCGGTACCCGGCACGATGATGATCGAGCCGACCGAGAGCGAGAACCGCGCCGAAATCGACCGTTTCTGCGACGCGATGATCCACATCCGCGCTGAAATTGCCGAGGTCGAAGCCGGCCGTGCCGATCGCGAGGACAACCTGCTCAAGCACGCGCCGCACACCCACGAGCTGCTGATCGCCGACCAGTGGAACCGCCCGTACGGCCGTCGCGAAGCCTTCTTCCCGCACCCGTCGATCGACCGCGACAAGTACTGGCCGCCGGTCGCGCGCGTCGACAACGTCGCCGGCGACCGCAACCTCGTGTGCACCTGCCCGCCGATGTCGGAGTACGAGGCGGCGAGCTGA
- a CDS encoding choice-of-anchor I family protein produces MVRKIAAAAIAALFVPVVQAAGWEKLWTFEHGAGTSVAGQTSEILAFDSLNNELWVAGLKGVDILNAATGSFVQHIDTTAFGELNSVAIRNGVAAFAIAAPIKTDAGSVLTYDTTSRSFQQSYLVGALPDMVTFTADGRIMTANEGEPLARPGFATIEARGSISIIDTTKDSVTTLGFSGYDGTTGLGRIVSPGAKPSIDWEPEYIALSKDGQFAMVTLQEANAVAKIDLMSQQIVSVTSLGLKDHSLPGNELDTTDRDLPGNVSVAGNYRNAPVFGMYMPDTIASYASGGKTYYITANEGDSRNLEDFVNGEFNEEVRVGSSSYVLDPTAFPDAAALKATSNLGRLTVTTSGGDLDGDGDYDQIHVFGGRSFSILDENGNQVFDSGNQLEALLFADPALRALIDDGRSDNKGVEPEGVTVLELGDRTLAFIGFERTRQSVIAIYDVTNPTAATFVDFIVDADSLSPEGLSAYEFGGKYFLAVANEVSGTTSLFSITPVPEPETYAMLLAGLGLIGLAARRRRG; encoded by the coding sequence ATGGTCAGAAAGATTGCAGCCGCCGCGATTGCGGCACTGTTTGTACCGGTTGTGCAGGCGGCCGGCTGGGAAAAACTGTGGACCTTCGAGCACGGCGCCGGCACCAGCGTCGCCGGCCAGACGTCGGAAATCCTCGCTTTCGACAGCCTGAACAACGAGCTGTGGGTGGCCGGGCTCAAGGGTGTGGACATCCTGAATGCCGCCACCGGCAGCTTCGTGCAGCACATCGACACCACCGCCTTCGGCGAACTGAACAGTGTGGCCATCCGCAACGGTGTGGCCGCCTTCGCCATCGCCGCGCCGATCAAGACTGACGCCGGTTCGGTGCTGACCTATGACACCACGAGCCGCAGCTTCCAGCAGAGCTATCTGGTGGGTGCGCTGCCCGACATGGTCACCTTCACCGCCGACGGCCGCATCATGACCGCCAACGAAGGCGAGCCGCTGGCCCGCCCGGGTTTCGCCACCATCGAGGCACGCGGCTCGATCAGCATCATCGACACCACGAAGGATTCGGTCACCACGCTGGGCTTCAGCGGCTATGACGGCACGACCGGCCTCGGCCGCATCGTGTCGCCGGGCGCGAAGCCGTCGATCGACTGGGAGCCGGAGTACATCGCCCTGTCGAAGGACGGCCAGTTCGCCATGGTGACGCTGCAGGAAGCCAATGCGGTCGCCAAGATCGACCTCATGTCGCAGCAGATCGTGTCGGTCACTTCGCTCGGCCTGAAGGATCACAGCCTTCCGGGCAATGAACTCGACACCACGGACCGCGACCTTCCCGGCAACGTGTCGGTGGCCGGCAACTACCGCAATGCGCCGGTGTTCGGCATGTACATGCCGGACACGATCGCCTCGTATGCGTCGGGCGGCAAGACCTATTACATCACCGCCAACGAAGGCGATTCGCGCAATCTCGAAGACTTCGTCAATGGCGAATTCAACGAGGAAGTGCGCGTGGGGTCCAGCAGCTATGTGCTCGATCCGACGGCGTTCCCGGATGCCGCTGCGCTGAAGGCGACCAGCAATCTCGGCCGGTTGACGGTCACGACGTCGGGCGGCGATCTGGATGGCGACGGCGACTACGACCAGATCCATGTGTTCGGTGGCCGCTCGTTCTCCATCCTCGACGAGAACGGCAACCAGGTGTTCGACAGCGGCAACCAGCTCGAAGCGCTGCTGTTCGCCGACCCGGCCCTGCGTGCGCTGATCGATGACGGCCGCAGCGACAACAAGGGCGTCGAGCCCGAAGGCGTCACGGTGCTCGAACTGGGTGACCGCACGCTGGCTTTCATCGGCTTTGAACGCACGCGGCAGAGTGTCATCGCGATCTACGACGTGACCAACCCGACGGCCGCCACCTTCGTCGATTTCATCGTCGATGCGGATTCGCTGTCTCCGGAAGGTCTGTCCGCCTACGAATTCGGCGGCAAGTACTTCCTCGCGGTGGCGAACGAAGTGTCGGGCACGACGTCGCTGTTCTCGATCACGCCGGTGCCGGAACCGGAAACCTACGCCATGCTGCTGGCCGGCCTGGGCCTGATCGGCCTCGCAGCACGCCGTCGTCGTGGCTGA
- a CDS encoding NAD(P)H-dependent flavin oxidoreductase, whose product MLAGRALLPIVQGGMGVGVSAHRLAGSVAALGAVGTISSVDLRRLHPDLMERTRGLSGEHAKVEINANNLEALTREIRAARQIAGRNGLLAVNVMRAVSDYAAQVRCALEGGIDAVVVGAGLPLDLPDLAREHLSAALIPILSDARGVQLVVRKWERKQRVPDAIVLEHPGWAGGHLGAAKVADVSNERFDFERVLPETLAWLRSAGLEGRVPLIVAGGLRTHDDIRRMQSLGAAAVQFGTAFAVTEECDASDAFKHVLADAADDDLVEFTSVAGLPARAVRTPWLQKYLAVLERTQAVVHERSRCAKHFDCLAQCGLRDGLVGWGQFCIDHQLAAALRGDLKTGLFFRGRGALPFGKRIASVRALIDYLLTPLAA is encoded by the coding sequence ATGCTCGCGGGTCGCGCCCTGCTGCCCATCGTGCAGGGCGGCATGGGCGTGGGCGTATCGGCGCACCGGCTCGCCGGCAGCGTCGCAGCGCTCGGCGCCGTCGGCACGATTTCGTCGGTCGACCTGCGCCGGCTGCACCCCGATCTGATGGAACGCACGCGCGGCCTGTCGGGCGAACACGCCAAGGTTGAAATCAACGCCAACAACCTCGAAGCGCTGACGCGGGAAATCCGTGCGGCGCGACAGATCGCCGGCAGGAATGGCCTGCTGGCGGTGAACGTGATGCGCGCCGTGAGCGACTACGCGGCGCAGGTGCGCTGCGCGCTCGAAGGCGGCATCGACGCCGTCGTGGTGGGTGCCGGCCTGCCGCTCGACCTGCCCGACCTCGCGCGCGAACACCTGTCGGCGGCACTGATCCCCATCCTGTCGGATGCGCGCGGCGTGCAGCTGGTGGTGCGCAAGTGGGAACGCAAGCAGCGCGTGCCGGATGCCATCGTGCTCGAACACCCGGGCTGGGCGGGCGGTCACCTCGGTGCTGCAAAGGTGGCCGACGTGTCGAACGAGCGCTTCGATTTCGAGCGCGTGCTGCCGGAAACGCTCGCCTGGCTGCGCAGCGCCGGGCTGGAAGGTCGCGTGCCGTTGATCGTGGCGGGGGGGCTGCGCACGCATGACGACATCCGGCGCATGCAGTCGCTCGGGGCCGCGGCGGTGCAGTTCGGTACCGCGTTTGCCGTCACCGAAGAGTGCGACGCCTCTGACGCTTTCAAGCATGTTCTGGCCGACGCCGCCGACGATGACCTGGTCGAATTCACCAGCGTGGCCGGCCTGCCGGCGCGCGCGGTGCGCACGCCCTGGCTGCAGAAGTATCTGGCGGTGCTGGAGCGCACGCAGGCCGTCGTGCATGAGCGCTCGCGCTGTGCCAAGCATTTCGATTGCCTGGCGCAGTGCGGTCTGCGCGACGGTCTGGTCGGCTGGGGTCAGTTCTGCATCGACCACCAGCTGGCCGCCGCCCTGCGCGGCGACCTCAAGACCGGCCTGTTCTTCCGCGGTCGCGGCGCGCTGCCTTTCGGCAAGCGCATCGCCAGCGTGCGCGCGCTTATCGACTACCTGCTTACGCCTTTGGCCGCGTGA
- a CDS encoding DUF6691 family protein, translated as MKTFIALLAGLLLGIGLLLSGMANPAKVIAFLDLAGAWDPSLALVMGGAIAVAFPAFTWAKSRSVAWSGERLQLPTARQIDAPLVLGSLTFGVGWGLAGYCPGPALVSLGMASQPAIVFVVAMGVGMTAHAMLTRPKA; from the coding sequence ATGAAAACCTTCATCGCCCTGCTCGCAGGACTTTTGCTGGGTATCGGCCTGCTGCTGTCGGGCATGGCCAATCCGGCCAAGGTGATCGCCTTCCTCGACCTCGCCGGTGCGTGGGATCCGTCGTTGGCGCTGGTCATGGGCGGCGCCATTGCGGTGGCTTTCCCCGCCTTCACGTGGGCGAAGTCACGGTCCGTGGCCTGGTCGGGCGAACGCCTGCAGCTGCCGACCGCGCGCCAGATCGACGCGCCGCTGGTGCTCGGCAGCCTGACCTTCGGTGTCGGCTGGGGCTTGGCCGGATACTGCCCGGGACCCGCGCTGGTGTCGCTCGGCATGGCGTCGCAGCCGGCCATCGTGTTTGTTGTCGCAATGGGGGTCGGCATGACGGCCCACGCCATGCTCACGCGGCCAAAGGCGTAA
- a CDS encoding YeeE/YedE family protein encodes MNIAWDAFTPWSSLAGGALIGLAAALLILGSGRIAGISGIVGGLFRPAAGDAGWRIAFVVGLIAAPLVWGLFAALPAVQSDAGTATLIIAGLLVGVGTRYGSGCTSGHGVCGLSRLSPRSLVATLAFMGAGFVTVYLVRHLAGA; translated from the coding sequence ATGAACATTGCCTGGGACGCCTTCACGCCCTGGAGCTCGCTGGCCGGTGGCGCCCTGATCGGCCTCGCGGCCGCGCTGCTGATTCTGGGCAGCGGCCGCATCGCCGGCATCAGCGGCATTGTCGGCGGACTGTTCAGACCGGCCGCGGGTGACGCGGGCTGGCGGATCGCGTTCGTCGTCGGCCTGATTGCGGCACCGCTGGTATGGGGGCTGTTCGCCGCCCTGCCCGCCGTGCAGTCCGACGCCGGCACGGCGACCCTGATCATCGCCGGCCTGCTGGTCGGCGTCGGCACCCGTTACGGCTCGGGCTGCACCAGCGGTCACGGCGTATGCGGCCTGTCGCGCCTGTCGCCGCGTTCGCTGGTGGCGACGCTGGCCTTCATGGGCGCCGGTTTCGTCACCGTATATCTCGTCCGTCATCTCGCGGGAGCCTGA
- a CDS encoding ArsR/SmtB family transcription factor, producing MGSTSVTAIDLDTLRAAAGRACALLRALAHDDRLVLLCQLAQGEHSVGELEARLGIAQPTLSQQLGVLRREGLVSTRRDGKHIHYRIASDDALALMHTLHARFCADPHGE from the coding sequence ATGGGTAGCACATCCGTTACGGCCATCGATCTCGACACGCTGCGCGCCGCTGCCGGCCGTGCATGCGCGCTGCTGCGCGCACTGGCGCACGATGATCGGCTCGTCCTGCTGTGCCAGCTGGCGCAGGGCGAACATTCGGTCGGCGAACTCGAAGCACGCCTGGGCATTGCGCAACCCACGCTGTCGCAGCAGCTCGGCGTATTGCGGCGCGAAGGGCTGGTCAGCACGCGACGCGACGGCAAGCACATCCATTACCGCATCGCCAGCGACGACGCGCTGGCGCTGATGCACACCCTGCATGCGCGCTTCTGCGCAGATCCACACGGAGAATGA
- a CDS encoding putative nucleotidyltransferase substrate binding domain-containing protein, translating into MTSDLPVSTDAAHGSDPHLNLITTPVRSLIRRPAISVSPSTTIRDAATQMSAQRVSSVLVVEAGRLIGVVTDRDLRNRVVAQGLDSARPVLDIATLDPLTMDVRKPAFDALLLMARHNIHHVPVMDGDSVVGMITATDVSAQQNLSAVHLAGDIYKQTSIEGLAEAALQVRALQQSLAGAGATAYSTGHIITAITDALTCRLLQLGEAQFGPPPVGYVWVAAGSQARNEQTAKSDQDNCLVIDDAYDPAAHGEYFRALATFVCDGLDACGYIHCPGEMMAMTDPWRQPKARWEQYFRKWTAEPEPKALMLTCVFFDLRAIHGQTALLDALREDVLSRTRGNRIFLAYMVGNALKHQPPLGLFNRMSTLRSGEHRGTLDLKHSGIVPIVDLARVYALAGGHAAVNTHDRLAVAAASGEISEQSAHDLRDALEYIATLRIQHQARQMAGGAGADNFLKPDELSNFERGQLKNAFGVVQTLQSVLGQRYQAGRF; encoded by the coding sequence ATGACATCCGATCTGCCCGTTTCGACCGACGCCGCACACGGCAGCGATCCGCACCTGAACCTGATCACCACGCCGGTGCGCAGCCTGATCCGGCGCCCAGCGATCAGCGTGTCGCCCTCGACCACCATCCGCGATGCGGCGACGCAGATGAGCGCGCAGCGGGTGTCGTCGGTGCTGGTGGTCGAGGCGGGTCGGCTGATCGGCGTGGTGACCGATCGCGACCTGCGCAACCGCGTCGTCGCGCAGGGGCTGGACAGCGCGCGGCCGGTGCTCGACATCGCAACGCTCGATCCGCTGACGATGGATGTGCGCAAGCCGGCCTTCGACGCGCTGCTGCTGATGGCGCGCCACAACATCCACCACGTGCCGGTGATGGACGGCGACAGCGTGGTAGGCATGATCACGGCGACTGACGTCAGCGCGCAGCAGAACCTGTCGGCGGTGCATCTGGCGGGCGACATCTACAAGCAGACGAGCATCGAGGGGCTGGCCGAGGCCGCCCTGCAGGTACGCGCGCTGCAGCAAAGTCTGGCCGGTGCCGGCGCTACCGCCTACAGCACTGGCCACATCATCACCGCCATCACCGATGCGCTGACCTGCCGCCTGCTGCAGTTGGGCGAAGCGCAGTTCGGCCCGCCGCCGGTCGGCTATGTGTGGGTGGCCGCCGGTTCGCAGGCGCGCAACGAACAGACCGCGAAGTCGGACCAGGACAACTGTCTGGTCATCGACGACGCCTACGATCCCGCTGCTCACGGCGAATACTTCCGCGCGCTGGCCACCTTCGTGTGCGACGGTCTCGACGCCTGCGGCTACATCCACTGCCCGGGCGAAATGATGGCCATGACCGATCCGTGGCGGCAGCCGAAGGCGCGCTGGGAACAGTACTTCCGCAAATGGACGGCGGAGCCGGAACCCAAGGCGTTGATGCTCACCTGCGTGTTCTTCGACCTGCGCGCCATTCACGGGCAGACGGCGCTGCTCGACGCGCTGCGCGAGGACGTGCTGTCGCGCACCCGCGGCAACCGCATCTTCCTCGCCTACATGGTGGGCAATGCGCTGAAGCACCAGCCACCGCTTGGCCTGTTCAACCGCATGTCCACGCTGCGCTCGGGTGAGCACCGGGGCACGCTCGATCTCAAGCACAGCGGCATCGTGCCCATCGTCGATCTGGCGCGCGTGTATGCGCTGGCCGGCGGCCACGCCGCGGTGAACACGCACGACCGTCTGGCGGTGGCGGCGGCCAGCGGCGAAATCAGCGAACAGAGCGCGCACGACCTGCGCGACGCGCTCGAATACATCGCCACGCTGCGCATCCAGCACCAGGCGCGCCAGATGGCGGGTGGTGCCGGCGCCGACAACTTCCTGAAGCCGGACGAACTGTCCAATTTCGAACGCGGCCAGCTGAAGAACGCGTTCGGCGTCGTGCAGACCCTGCAGAGCGTGCTCGGCCAGCGCTATCAGGCCGGGCGGTTCTGA
- a CDS encoding MOSC domain-containing protein: MRTVRQLYRYPVKGLSAEPLTEVALRAGEGVPLDRQWALTNGSWTFDAGSYTPRPKTDFIALMDHAALASLATRYDDADNCLHVSAPDGRHLRIDVDDPAACGGLARFIAQHINARLEGPPAFVSGEGFRFTDVSVLSHGMMNAVSLINLATVREVGAALGTDIDPMRFRANIYMDGGEPWEESSWLDREVTVGEVRARVVMRTPRCSATNVNPVTAERDMTLPATMMERYGHRELGVYLQVLDGGAIAPGAVVTPLP, encoded by the coding sequence ATGAGAACCGTTCGTCAGTTGTACCGGTATCCGGTCAAGGGCCTGTCGGCCGAACCTCTCACAGAAGTCGCGCTGCGCGCTGGCGAGGGCGTGCCGCTGGACCGGCAGTGGGCGCTCACCAACGGCAGCTGGACGTTCGACGCAGGCAGCTACACGCCGCGCCCGAAGACCGATTTCATCGCGCTGATGGATCACGCCGCACTCGCGTCGCTGGCCACCCGCTACGACGACGCCGACAACTGCCTGCACGTCAGCGCACCCGACGGACGCCATCTGCGCATCGATGTCGATGACCCGGCCGCCTGTGGCGGACTGGCGCGCTTCATCGCGCAGCACATCAACGCACGGCTGGAAGGCCCGCCTGCCTTCGTCAGCGGCGAGGGCTTCCGCTTCACCGACGTCAGCGTGCTGTCGCACGGCATGATGAATGCCGTGTCGTTGATCAATCTGGCCACGGTGCGCGAAGTCGGCGCGGCGCTCGGTACGGACATCGACCCGATGCGCTTTCGCGCCAACATCTACATGGATGGTGGCGAGCCGTGGGAGGAATCAAGCTGGCTGGACCGCGAGGTCACGGTGGGTGAGGTGCGCGCGCGGGTCGTCATGCGCACGCCGCGCTGCAGCGCGACCAACGTGAATCCGGTGACCGCCGAGCGCGACATGACGCTGCCGGCGACCATGATGGAGCGTTACGGACACCGCGAACTGGGCGTCTACCTGCAGGTGCTCGACGGCGGCGCCATTGCGCCGGGTGCCGTCGTGACGCCGCTGCCGTAA
- a CDS encoding tellurite resistance TerB family protein — protein MLRTLKDLFDSFAAPAPLDAAATEHQLQLATAVLLVEVMRADPDIGDAERAAAMTALRGKFALTEDEIERLMELATTTAREAYDYQRFTALINRAFDAERKAHIVELMWQVAYADGHLHAHESHVMRKVADLLYIPHADYITAKLRARDAAAAA, from the coding sequence ATGCTGCGTACCCTGAAAGACCTGTTCGACAGTTTTGCCGCACCGGCGCCACTTGACGCCGCTGCCACCGAACACCAGCTGCAGCTCGCCACCGCGGTGCTGCTGGTCGAAGTGATGCGCGCCGACCCGGACATCGGCGACGCCGAGCGCGCCGCGGCCATGACCGCGCTGCGCGGCAAGTTCGCGCTGACCGAGGACGAAATCGAGCGCCTGATGGAGCTGGCGACCACCACGGCGCGCGAGGCCTACGACTATCAGCGCTTCACGGCGCTGATCAACCGGGCCTTCGACGCCGAGCGCAAGGCGCACATCGTCGAGCTGATGTGGCAGGTCGCGTACGCCGACGGCCACCTGCACGCGCATGAATCGCATGTGATGCGCAAGGTGGCCGATCTGCTCTACATCCCGCACGCCGACTACATCACCGCCAAGCTGCGAGCGCGCGACGCGGCCGCGGCCGCCTGA
- a CDS encoding paraquat-inducible protein A, translated as MPAPAAHLKLPADLVACHECDLLQTEPALLPGQSARCVRCDAFLARNPPDSLDRTLALTLTALVLYVIANVYPLVRLDMQGRVVAVTLFEAVQVLWRDGMMPVAALVFGTAILFPLLELVMILLVLVPLRLGRVTPRMAPFFRLVRSLKPWGMVEVFLLGMLVSLVKLSHLASVILGTAFWATAALILALTFAGRAFDTRLLWQTPLPDEAEDALVTDR; from the coding sequence ATGCCTGCACCCGCCGCGCACCTGAAACTGCCTGCCGACCTGGTCGCCTGCCACGAGTGCGACCTGCTGCAGACCGAGCCGGCACTGCTGCCCGGGCAGAGCGCGCGCTGCGTGCGCTGCGACGCCTTTCTTGCACGCAACCCGCCGGACAGCCTCGACCGCACGCTGGCGCTGACGCTGACCGCGCTGGTGCTGTACGTGATTGCCAACGTGTATCCGCTGGTCCGCCTCGACATGCAGGGCCGCGTGGTCGCGGTGACGCTGTTCGAGGCGGTGCAGGTGCTGTGGCGCGACGGCATGATGCCGGTCGCCGCCCTCGTGTTCGGCACTGCCATCCTGTTTCCGCTGCTCGAACTGGTGATGATCCTGCTTGTGCTGGTGCCGCTGCGGCTGGGCCGCGTGACACCGCGCATGGCGCCCTTCTTCCGGCTGGTCCGTTCGCTCAAGCCGTGGGGCATGGTCGAGGTGTTCCTGCTCGGCATGCTGGTGTCGCTGGTCAAGCTGTCGCATCTGGCCTCGGTCATTCTGGGTACCGCTTTCTGGGCCACGGCTGCACTCATCCTTGCGCTCACGTTCGCCGGCCGGGCTTTCGACACGCGACTGCTGTGGCAGACGCCGCTGCCAGACGAGGCTGAAGACGCCCTGGTGACGGACCGATGA